The sequence below is a genomic window from Scophthalmus maximus strain ysfricsl-2021 chromosome 19, ASM2237912v1, whole genome shotgun sequence.
CATGTCAATACGTCACACAACAAAAACTATTTGATTCCCATTACATCCTCACATAATTAGCCCTTAATCAATATTCACTTAACACTTAAAACCTACAGTGCTTCTGATATTCATGTCTTGCGGGCACGGTTTTTATTCTTGGCCCTTACTAGCCTTTCACATTGAAACATGTCCAATATGTTAAGACAACAGTGCAATTCTGCTGTACGATTTTGACACATGATCATACTAGATAGTCCAACATCAAAAATCTAACAAAATATACAACTTAACTTAATATTACAAACCACTCTAATTGCATCTACAAAACTTCCTTGAAAACAAGGACCACAGCAACTTCAGTGACAATAGCAGGCACAAGCTCCTTAccattatgaaaaaataaataaaaattgcaTCCAATCCAATCCCGTACACAAGAaacttgggggaaaaaaacaattaaaaccaaAATCCGATCACCCAAGACTTCACCGTAGAAAGTCACTCTGGGGCTCCGTCACTCCTTATGAACAGTCCACAACCTGCTCAACAtcttcacaaacacaagccACACCCAGATGCTCATCTGTGCAGGGACCAAACTGGTCAAACACGTTCGTCAACTACTGGCTGGAATTCAACGCTTTGGTAATTCAAGACATTCACACGGCTGAGGCAGCATAAACAGAAACAGGGCGGAGAGTTGTGGAATTTACAAGTTTCAGCATTGACGCGGTGCAGGACGAAACTGAATAATCACAAACAAGCATTTAGGATTccttaaataatatttttacgTGATATGTGCCTCTTACTGACGCCTGGATAACAGagatgtgttgatgttttacAGGCTCAGCACTGCTTTTGTTAAATATAGTGCACATACCACCTAAAAGGCGACACTATGTGTAAGTACTCTTGCAGGCCTTCTAAGCAAATTCCAGTCAGGCAAGTCTAAGAATATTGTGTTTACAAACAACCAATGACATTGCTAGCATCACAacagtgatataaaaaaatagcattGCATTACAGAAACTTGTTAATAGCATATAATGGAACTACATGAGAAAAAGGCCTACCTGGGTTTGACTGCAGACACTTTAGCAGTGCGGTTGAGGAAGACCATGGCAGAGGGGGTTTGTGGATTGCGGCTGGATTTCTCATGATCAGCTGGGCTTTCATTACTGGTAACTGTCAGATCTGAAATGAGATTAATGTCCTCAAATGGGTTGTTGGAGTGGTGGGAGTTCGGCTGGTCAAGATTTCTGGAGTCACGGCTAGGGGCCGGTTCAGGTAACTCTTCTTTGGGATTCTGCTGgacctcctcttttttctcatcCTTCTTTCTGATCATTCCGAACAGAGTCGACAGCCTGTCACTCATTGAGGCCTCCTCCTGTCGTTTCTGCTCGTCTACTTTGCGACGCTCCTCCTCAAGCCTCTGATTCTCTGCTGCTTGCAGTAacctgctctcttcctcttgccttcttctgtcttcctcctcctgcttctgcttcttccttGTTGCTTCATCCTCGAGgtatctcctcttcctctgctgttccTCTTGATATCtgcgctcctcttcctcctgcagtcTCTTGGCCACTGCCTTgtatttctcctcttcctctgccctctTTGCTTCAGCTATGCACCTTTCTTCTGCCTgccgtctctcttcctcctcttgatGGCGCTGTTGCTCCAGTACAGCTCTCTCTGTTGACTCGTGCCTGGAGGTGGGGTCAGATACACTTTGAAAGGAACCTGCAGAGACGTCAGAGGTGTGTTTATAGACATCCTCCACAGAGCCTTGGCCTGAGCTGTTCAGACTGGGTGTAGATCCACTCTTGggctctgcctcctctgtaTACACGTGGCTGCCGTTGATGCACATGTTGTTCAGGTCACTGTTGCTCTGCTTGGAGCGACCCAGTAGAGAGAAAGGACCCTGAGACACCTTGCTGTCAGAGCTGCCTGTTCGCTTGTGTCCAAGGAATTTGAATTTCTTCTTAACTGTGGGACGACAAACAGTGAAGCATGATGTCATTGTTAAAACGCAAAACCTCATTACTTACGTAACTTGCACTGtgcagcagagaaaagacagagctgTCGAAAGACGGCACACAGAGTACAGAAATGTAAAGTTACCTTCAGGAGAGTCTACATTGAGGCCAGATGAGCGGCTGCCACTGAGAGATGAGTTCTTCTCAGGAAGAGTCCCCAGTGTGGACATGGACTGCGAGATGTTACGCTGCAAGTTGGATTTGGGAGCAAAGAGGGTTTTGaactttgatttctttttcacccCTGGAGACTGATTGAGTGACTGTGCATCAGCCTCTCCCTCACTGTCAGTGAGGACCTGGCTGACAGAGGGAACAATAGCTGAAGCAGAGTCAGAGAagccatccttttttttcccacgaACTTTGTCCTTCAGCTTGGAGATGCGTGAGCGTGGTTTGTCCTGCATGGAAAGGTCAAACATGCTAGCCGACATGTTGTTTCTCATGAATTGGATATCTAGCAGCACCTCCCCTCGCGCCTTATCCTCTTTTCCGGTCTTGTCCACCAACTTGAACCAACTGCAAAAtgatagagggaaaaaaatggtgtttAAATTGGAATTTTTGCAAGATTGTAGAAATTTTCT
It includes:
- the rab11fip1a gene encoding rab11 family-interacting protein 1 isoform X2; translation: MSLVEQRQQWYPTSVQVTVHQARSLRVKGKGGTNDAYAIIQVAKDKFSTSVAEKSVAPVWKEEASFDLPLFHPGNAERCTLRVVAMHRAQVGLDKFLGQAVVNLLELHDSGSGKKTDWFKLVDKTGKEDKARGEVLLDIQFMRNNMSASMFDLSMQDKPRSRISKLKDKVRGKKKDGFSDSASAIVPSVSQVLTDSEGEADAQSLNQSPGVKKKSKFKTLFAPKSNLQRNISQSMSTLGTLPEKNSSLSGSRSSGLNVDSPEVKKKFKFLGHKRTGSSDSKVSQGPFSLLGRSKQSNSDLNNMCINGSHVYTEEAEPKSGSTPSLNSSGQGSVEDVYKHTSDVSAGSFQSVSDPTSRHESTERAVLEQQRHQEEEERRQAEERCIAEAKRAEEEEKYKAVAKRLQEEEERRYQEEQQRKRRYLEDEATRKKQKQEEEDRRRQEEESRLLQAAENQRLEEERRKVDEQKRQEEASMSDRLSTLFGMIRKKDEKKEEVQQNPKEELPEPAPSRDSRNLDQPNSHHSNNPFEDINLISDLTVTSNESPADHEKSSRNPQTPSAMVFLNRTAKVSAVKPRPHPVKPLTSAESQHVTSTQSGKEIKAWDNTRGKIKSGDSVGSGPYTQLTQEELITLVVKQQTDLSKKDAKIVELEEYIDNLVLRVIVEQPSILQTLNSPKQV